Proteins encoded together in one Miscanthus floridulus cultivar M001 chromosome 16, ASM1932011v1, whole genome shotgun sequence window:
- the LOC136510217 gene encoding uncharacterized protein: MTTHIKSINRKIWLVVEKKFEVADPEAPTTEEEEKLQNNDIALSAIHDAISQDVFEQIKNLEMAHDAWKKLEESFEGTQAVKGAKAYILKEKFASFKMKEDETMPEIFGMLVTLLVRSGLDTMTPNQILGDVVTDDTYKDDKEEMETKDEKKKSVAFKATSSSKRKGKAKQEESCDDDSSNACEDEVEEMALFVKRFSKFMKKKDYHARRKKSSSKDEPRRCFKCNSKDHLIADCPYNSDNDDDKKGKKKKKDKNESTHKKKNYSHIVTWDSDASTSDEDDSDDERKTSSKKKAIASIAINDKPSLFDTPSTCFMAKANKVQSNDESDSDSDNDDEPTKDELMDMLDDARDHFDIKRKECKELRKKLQALEQSFDELNATHERLMEAHEKLGKAHSKLEKAHSSLIEQNEKEQIKICDKG; this comes from the exons atgaccacCCATATCAAATCAATCAACCGGAAGATATGGTTGGTGGTTGAGAAGAAGTTTGAGGTTGCCGATCCGGAGGCACCCACCACCGAAGAAGAAGAGAAGctacaaaacaatgatattgctctaagtgctattcatgatgcaatctcTCAAGatgtatttgagcaaatcaagaatttgGAAATGGCTCATGATGCTTGgaagaagctagaagaatcatttgagggcactcaagcggtCAAGGGAGCCAAGGCATATATCTtgaaggagaagtttgcaagttttaagatgaaggaagatgagactaTGCCAGAGAT atttggcatgttggtcaccctACTTGTGAGGAGTGGATTGGAtaccatgacaccaaatcaaatacTTGGTGATGTGGTAACTGATGATACTTATAAGGATGACAAGGAAGAGATGGAGacgaaggatgagaagaagaagagtgtggcattcaaagccacatcatcatctAAGAGAAAGGGCAAAGCTAAACAAGAGGAATCATGTGATGATGATAGCTCCAATGCTTGTGAAGATGAGGTTGAGGAGATGgccctctttgtgaagagatttagcaaattcatgaagaagaaggactatcatgctagaaggaagaagtcttcatccaaggatgaaccaagaagatgcttcaagtgcaatagCAAGGATCATCTCATTGCGGattgtccatataatagtgacaatgatgatgacaagaagggcaagaagaagaaaaaggacaaGAATGAGTCCACTCACAAGAAGAAGAACTACTCTCACattgtcacatgggatagtgatgcttccacaagtgatgaagatgatagtgatgatgaaaggaAGACATCAAGCAAGAAGAAGGcaattgcaagcattgctattaatgacaagccttcactatttgacactccatcgacatgcttcatggctaaggccaataAGGTACAATCCAAtgatgagagtgatagtgatagtgataatgatgatgaacccactaaagatgaactaatggACATGCTTGATGATGCTCGTGATCATTTTGacataaagagaaaggagtgcaaagaattgcgaaAGAAGCTTCaagctcttgagcaatcctttgatgagctcaatgccactcatgagaggctaatggaagcccatgagaagcttggcaaagctcactccaagcttgagaaagctcactctTCTCTTATTGAGCAAAATGAAAAGGAGCAAATTAAAATATGTGACAAAGGCtaa